A portion of the Algisphaera agarilytica genome contains these proteins:
- a CDS encoding acyloxyacyl hydrolase encodes MKLRPLPSLVILFLIVGMALPGAAGSHATMLCAAQWPEYFPSVFAVAEQDDATPTPALLADNGESVLDETGDQDIRWRPESFVSFAYGDEGGAVQAHVGASYEFDPVNRVEVVPQLGFGVAQNTDQDRPWITSFDLQMRWTPWEYDGWEAFLEWGAGLQYVGPESMPRSGTHANGRLRAGVGIRYDLEERMDLLAGAGWLHMSNGNALQPNVGHDGPMFYLGLSWRF; translated from the coding sequence ATGAAACTCCGTCCCCTTCCGTCCCTTGTCATCCTGTTCCTTATCGTTGGCATGGCCCTCCCCGGAGCCGCAGGAAGCCACGCCACGATGCTATGCGCCGCTCAGTGGCCGGAGTATTTTCCCTCGGTGTTCGCGGTGGCCGAACAGGACGACGCCACGCCAACCCCCGCCCTGCTCGCTGACAATGGCGAATCCGTTCTCGATGAAACGGGGGATCAGGATATCCGGTGGCGGCCCGAGTCCTTTGTCTCGTTCGCGTACGGCGACGAAGGCGGTGCCGTGCAGGCTCATGTCGGAGCCTCCTACGAATTCGACCCGGTCAACCGCGTCGAGGTCGTGCCGCAGCTCGGGTTCGGCGTGGCCCAGAACACCGACCAGGACCGGCCGTGGATCACGTCGTTCGACCTGCAGATGCGCTGGACGCCGTGGGAATACGACGGGTGGGAGGCGTTCCTGGAGTGGGGGGCCGGGCTGCAATACGTCGGCCCGGAAAGCATGCCCCGCTCGGGCACGCACGCCAACGGCCGGCTCCGCGCCGGGGTCGGTATCCGCTACGACCTGGAAGAACGCATGGATCTGCTCGCCGGGGCGGGCTGGCTGCACATGTCCAACGGCAACGCCCTGCAACCCAACGTCGGCCACGACGGGCCGATGTTTTACCTGGGCTTGAGCTGGCGATTCTGA
- a CDS encoding sulfatase, with protein sequence MRKTNAMILGWCFVALFILAVPVSAQPEPARPNVLLICIDDLRPELGSYGKDYIQSPHIDQLAARGRQFNRHYVQAPTCGASRYALLTGLYGPVGNKALSDRADRLNSGADVPPTMPAWFRQHGYTTVSVGKISHFPGGRMGNGWNQDDRPELPQSWDRHLMPAGDWETPVGAMHGLAHGEVRKKPGAMHVYQSAEGDDSIYPDGLITEEAIRQFDELAADSGKPFFLAVGFIRPHLPFGAPARYMQPYVGVELPPIPHPAKPKGVSTWHGSGEFNRYFLWDRDPNVDADFADEVRRHYAACVTYVDAQVGRLIERLEASGAAENTIVVLWGDHGWHLGEHAVWGKHTLYEESLRSPLIVVSHQMQQQGVATDAVVETIDIFPTLSDLVGLANPEFADGRSLRAMLEDPAAVGHEAVSYHHPGRTLRTDTHRLVLHNSGAVELYDHTTPEAETRNLAEEQPALAQALAERLDAKLPKRSPAK encoded by the coding sequence ATGCGAAAAACAAACGCGATGATTCTGGGCTGGTGTTTCGTGGCGCTCTTCATCCTGGCGGTGCCGGTATCGGCCCAGCCGGAGCCGGCTCGCCCCAACGTCTTGCTGATTTGCATCGATGACCTGCGCCCCGAGTTGGGCTCTTACGGCAAAGACTACATCCAGTCCCCGCACATCGATCAATTGGCGGCGCGCGGCCGACAGTTCAACCGGCACTACGTGCAGGCTCCGACGTGCGGCGCTTCGCGGTATGCCCTGCTCACCGGCCTGTACGGCCCGGTGGGGAATAAGGCGTTGAGCGATCGGGCGGATCGACTGAACAGCGGCGCCGATGTGCCGCCGACCATGCCGGCGTGGTTCCGACAGCACGGCTACACCACCGTCTCGGTGGGCAAGATTTCGCACTTCCCTGGCGGGCGGATGGGCAATGGATGGAATCAGGACGATCGGCCCGAGCTGCCCCAATCCTGGGACCGACACCTGATGCCTGCGGGGGATTGGGAGACGCCGGTTGGCGCGATGCACGGGTTGGCCCACGGTGAAGTTCGGAAGAAGCCCGGGGCGATGCATGTGTATCAATCCGCGGAGGGCGACGACTCGATCTACCCCGACGGCCTGATCACCGAAGAGGCGATCCGCCAATTCGATGAGCTGGCGGCGGACAGCGGCAAGCCGTTCTTTCTGGCGGTGGGTTTCATCCGTCCGCACCTGCCGTTCGGTGCCCCGGCCCGTTACATGCAGCCGTACGTCGGCGTTGAACTCCCGCCGATCCCGCACCCCGCCAAGCCCAAGGGGGTCTCGACGTGGCACGGGTCGGGTGAATTCAACCGCTACTTCCTGTGGGACCGCGACCCGAACGTGGACGCCGATTTTGCTGATGAGGTGCGTCGGCACTACGCGGCCTGTGTGACGTATGTCGACGCCCAGGTGGGTCGGCTGATCGAAAGGCTCGAAGCGAGTGGGGCGGCGGAGAATACGATCGTGGTGCTGTGGGGCGACCACGGCTGGCACCTCGGGGAACACGCGGTGTGGGGCAAACACACGCTGTACGAAGAATCGCTGCGTTCGCCGTTGATCGTGGTGAGTCACCAGATGCAGCAGCAGGGCGTTGCTACCGACGCGGTGGTCGAGACGATCGACATCTTCCCCACGCTCAGTGATCTCGTCGGCCTGGCCAATCCCGAGTTTGCCGATGGGCGTTCGTTGCGTGCGATGCTGGAGGACCCGGCCGCGGTCGGCCACGAGGCGGTCAGCTACCACCACCCTGGGCGGACGCTCCGGACCGACACCCATCGCCTGGTCCTGCACAACAGCGGGGCGGTGGAGCTGTACGACCACACCACGCCCGAAGCGGAGACACGCAACCTCGCGGAGGAGCAGCCCGCGTTGGCCCAGGCCTTGGCGGAGCGGCTGGATGCCAAGCTGCCCAAGCGTTCGCCGGCGAAGTAA
- the leuS gene encoding leucine--tRNA ligase codes for MKYDFQQIEAKWQARWAQDQTFHVGNPGDEGFDASKPKFFCMDMFPYPSGVGLHVGHPLGFIATDIVARYKRAHGFNVLHPMGFDAFGLPAEQYAIETNVHPRITTEANIENMVKQLKRLGMAYDWDRSFATTDPEYVKWTQWIFLQMFHSYYDPLQNKALPIAHLIEKLQGEDYYITFNGDLTWSGIDEDMEAIAGERIGVHKWHELDADQQRRLLDEYRLAFLADVEVNWCPQLGTVLANEEVTNDGKSERGNFPVYKRPLKQWMLRITAYADRLIEDLDDVAWPEPIKLLQRNWIGKSIGAEVDFSVAPLAPGFAGERDTTDPPANPGANDETITVFTTRPDTLFGATYMVLAPEHDLVDVITTPEQAEAVKAYQADAAAKTSVDRQADKEKTGVFTGAYATNPVNGESIPIWIADYVMMGYGTGAIMAVPAHDERDHAFAVKFELPIIEVVQSPADHDIQAQAWTGDGDLVNSANDDVSLNAKPVAEAKKLITDWLSSKGQGKAKVQYRLRDWLFSRQRYWGEPFPILHGPDGELRAVDVADLPVNLPEMEDFKPRGTDDPDAPPQPPLGRAGDDWKTVSIDGVEYTRELNTMPNWAGSCWYYLRYLDPKNADALVGEAAEKYWMLSEKSSGGYHAGGVDLYIGGVEHAVLHLLYARFWHKVLFDLGHVSTPEPFGKLFSQGYIQEDAFRDERDVYVDAFSVVDENGKKAFDLDRRERESAKFFFDGKPVKRVYGKMGKSLKNAIAPDDVCEEYGADTLRLYEMYMGPLEQSKPWNTQDMVGVHRFLNRLWRNFVNEDTGESLIDNHDAPDDLLRLTHKTIKRVTDAMESMSFNVAIAALIELNNALVPLERVPRFTAAAMLQMLAPMAPHVAEELWERLPHATDHTPKDTIADAGWPLYSESLLVEDTIEYPVQVMGKMRGKVTVPADADEDAIVEAAKAEENVAVHLEGKTIRKVIVVPGRMVNLIAN; via the coding sequence ATGAAATACGATTTCCAACAGATCGAAGCCAAGTGGCAGGCCCGCTGGGCCCAGGACCAGACCTTCCACGTCGGGAACCCCGGCGACGAGGGCTTTGACGCCAGCAAGCCCAAGTTCTTCTGCATGGACATGTTCCCCTACCCCTCGGGCGTCGGGCTGCACGTCGGCCACCCGCTGGGCTTCATCGCCACCGACATCGTCGCCCGGTACAAGCGGGCCCACGGCTTCAACGTCCTGCACCCCATGGGCTTCGACGCCTTCGGCCTGCCCGCCGAGCAGTACGCCATCGAGACCAACGTCCACCCCCGGATCACCACCGAGGCCAACATCGAGAACATGGTCAAGCAGCTCAAGCGGCTGGGCATGGCTTACGACTGGGACCGCAGCTTCGCCACGACCGACCCCGAGTACGTCAAGTGGACCCAGTGGATCTTCCTCCAGATGTTCCACAGCTACTACGACCCGCTGCAGAACAAGGCGCTGCCGATCGCGCACCTGATCGAGAAGCTCCAGGGCGAGGACTACTACATCACGTTCAACGGCGACCTCACCTGGTCGGGCATCGATGAGGACATGGAAGCCATCGCTGGGGAACGCATCGGCGTGCACAAGTGGCACGAGCTCGACGCCGACCAGCAGCGGCGGCTGCTGGATGAGTACCGCCTGGCTTTCCTTGCGGACGTCGAGGTGAACTGGTGCCCGCAGCTCGGCACCGTGCTGGCCAACGAAGAAGTGACCAACGACGGCAAGTCCGAGCGTGGCAACTTCCCGGTGTACAAACGGCCGCTGAAGCAGTGGATGCTGCGCATCACCGCGTATGCCGATCGACTGATCGAAGACTTGGACGACGTCGCATGGCCCGAGCCGATCAAGCTGCTGCAGCGCAACTGGATCGGCAAGTCGATCGGCGCGGAAGTCGATTTCTCGGTTGCACCTTTAGCCCCCGGCTTTGCCGGGGAGCGCGACACAACCGACCCCCCGGCAAATCCGGGGGCTAACGACGAAACGATCACCGTCTTCACGACCCGCCCCGACACGCTGTTCGGCGCGACCTACATGGTCCTCGCCCCGGAGCACGACTTGGTCGACGTGATCACCACGCCCGAGCAGGCCGAGGCCGTGAAGGCTTATCAGGCCGATGCCGCGGCGAAGACAAGCGTCGACCGCCAGGCCGACAAGGAAAAGACCGGCGTCTTCACCGGCGCCTACGCCACCAACCCCGTCAACGGCGAGTCGATCCCGATCTGGATCGCCGACTACGTCATGATGGGCTACGGCACCGGCGCAATCATGGCGGTGCCCGCGCACGATGAGCGCGACCACGCCTTTGCCGTGAAGTTCGAATTGCCGATCATCGAGGTCGTGCAATCCCCCGCCGACCACGACATCCAGGCCCAGGCCTGGACCGGCGACGGCGACCTGGTGAACTCCGCCAACGACGACGTCTCGCTCAACGCCAAACCCGTTGCCGAGGCCAAGAAGCTCATCACCGATTGGCTCTCCTCGAAGGGTCAAGGCAAGGCCAAGGTGCAGTATCGCCTACGCGACTGGCTGTTCAGCCGACAACGTTACTGGGGCGAGCCGTTCCCGATTCTGCACGGGCCCGATGGCGAGCTGCGGGCCGTGGATGTGGCCGACCTGCCGGTGAACCTGCCGGAGATGGAAGACTTCAAGCCGCGCGGCACGGACGATCCGGATGCGCCGCCTCAGCCCCCGCTCGGCCGTGCGGGCGACGACTGGAAGACCGTCTCGATCGACGGCGTCGAGTACACCCGCGAGCTCAACACCATGCCCAACTGGGCCGGCTCGTGCTGGTACTACCTGCGCTACCTCGACCCGAAGAACGCCGACGCACTCGTGGGCGAGGCGGCCGAGAAGTACTGGATGCTCAGCGAGAAATCCTCCGGCGGGTATCACGCCGGCGGGGTCGACCTCTACATCGGCGGCGTCGAACACGCCGTGCTCCACCTGCTCTACGCCCGGTTCTGGCACAAGGTCCTCTTCGACCTCGGCCACGTCTCCACACCCGAACCCTTCGGCAAGCTGTTCAGCCAGGGCTACATCCAGGAAGACGCGTTCCGTGACGAAAGAGATGTGTATGTCGATGCGTTCTCAGTCGTAGATGAAAACGGCAAAAAGGCCTTCGATCTCGACCGCCGCGAACGAGAATCCGCGAAATTCTTCTTCGATGGCAAGCCTGTGAAACGGGTCTACGGAAAAATGGGTAAATCACTGAAAAATGCGATTGCCCCAGACGATGTCTGCGAAGAGTACGGCGCGGATACGCTTCGCTTGTATGAGATGTATATGGGGCCGCTGGAGCAGTCCAAGCCCTGGAACACCCAAGACATGGTCGGCGTCCACCGCTTCCTCAACCGCCTCTGGCGCAACTTCGTCAACGAAGACACCGGCGAGTCGCTGATCGACAACCACGACGCCCCGGACGACCTGCTGCGTCTGACCCACAAGACCATCAAGCGTGTCACCGACGCGATGGAGTCGATGAGCTTCAACGTCGCCATCGCGGCGCTGATTGAGCTCAACAACGCGCTGGTGCCGCTCGAGCGCGTGCCGCGGTTCACCGCCGCGGCGATGCTGCAGATGCTCGCCCCCATGGCGCCGCACGTCGCCGAGGAACTCTGGGAGCGGCTGCCCCACGCCACAGACCACACGCCCAAGGACACCATCGCCGACGCCGGCTGGCCCCTGTACTCCGAGAGCCTGCTCGTCGAAGACACCATCGAATACCCCGTGCAGGTCATGGGCAAGATGCGGGGCAAAGTCACCGTCCCCGCCGACGCCGACGAAGACGCCATCGTCGAAGCCGCGAAGGCCGAGGAGAACGTCGCGGTCCACCTCGAGGGCAAAACAATCCGCAAGGTCATCGTCGTCCCCGGCCGCATGGTGAACCTGATCGCCAACTGA
- the dnaB gene encoding replicative DNA helicase, with protein MSTASSFEFGDRDRKRKGVIEIGPLFDKQPPHALEAEMALLGAMILDWQVVGDVLQVLKGADDFYKPAHAAIFESVVELYDQSQSVDMVQLNQKLADKQMLEEVGGLEALLSLVDAVPDSSGATRYAQIVRDKAILRRLIETTGQVLHECYHSDEPVYDLLDRAETQIFEIAEKKGDDEPAAIDVLLKETFEKLEREDGRAVTGFETGFFELDEMTNGLQAGEMVIIAARPSMGKTAFAVNIAEHMAAINKVPVAIFSLEMSKQQLAQRMLCSRSGVDSNKVRRNMLSRDDFGKLTLTVGELSEAPIYIDDTAGLTLMGLRAKARRMKQRHDIQAVFIDYLQLMSAPSAGRDGRQNEVSAISRGVKALARELEVPVVCLSQLNRAAEQREGHRPRMSDLRESGSIEQDADVIMMLHREDYYHRGDEEYEDNNIAEVIVNKQRNGPTGTVKLNFHGPTTRFLNLATGSQMGAAGY; from the coding sequence ATGAGCACGGCCAGCAGCTTTGAATTCGGAGACCGGGATCGCAAACGCAAGGGCGTGATCGAGATCGGCCCGCTGTTCGACAAGCAGCCGCCTCACGCGCTCGAGGCCGAGATGGCCCTGCTGGGCGCTATGATCCTCGACTGGCAGGTCGTCGGCGACGTGCTGCAGGTGCTCAAGGGGGCTGACGATTTCTACAAGCCCGCCCACGCCGCGATCTTCGAGTCCGTCGTCGAGTTGTACGACCAGTCCCAATCGGTGGACATGGTCCAGCTCAACCAGAAGCTGGCCGACAAGCAGATGCTCGAAGAGGTCGGCGGGCTGGAAGCGCTGCTGTCACTGGTCGACGCGGTGCCCGATTCGTCGGGAGCGACACGCTACGCCCAGATCGTCCGCGACAAAGCGATCCTTCGCCGCCTGATCGAGACAACCGGCCAGGTGCTGCACGAGTGCTACCACAGCGACGAGCCGGTGTACGACCTGCTCGACCGGGCCGAGACGCAGATCTTCGAGATCGCCGAGAAGAAGGGCGACGATGAGCCGGCAGCGATCGACGTGCTGCTCAAAGAAACCTTCGAGAAGCTCGAGCGCGAAGACGGCCGGGCGGTGACGGGGTTCGAGACCGGCTTCTTCGAGCTCGATGAGATGACCAACGGCCTGCAGGCCGGCGAGATGGTGATCATCGCGGCCCGCCCGTCGATGGGTAAGACCGCGTTTGCCGTGAACATCGCCGAGCACATGGCGGCGATCAACAAGGTGCCGGTGGCGATCTTCAGCTTGGAAATGTCCAAGCAGCAGCTCGCCCAGCGGATGCTCTGCTCGCGGTCGGGCGTCGACTCGAACAAGGTGCGTCGCAACATGCTCAGCCGCGACGACTTCGGCAAGCTGACGCTGACCGTCGGCGAGCTCTCCGAGGCGCCGATCTACATCGACGACACCGCGGGCCTCACGCTAATGGGCCTGCGTGCGAAGGCACGGCGGATGAAACAACGCCACGACATCCAGGCGGTCTTCATCGACTACCTCCAGCTCATGTCCGCCCCGAGTGCCGGACGCGACGGCCGTCAGAACGAGGTCTCGGCGATCAGCCGTGGCGTGAAGGCGCTCGCCCGTGAGCTCGAAGTCCCCGTTGTGTGTTTGAGCCAGCTGAACCGTGCGGCCGAGCAGCGTGAAGGCCACCGCCCCCGCATGAGCGACCTGCGGGAGTCGGGCTCGATCGAACAGGACGCTGACGTCATCATGATGCTCCACCGCGAGGACTACTACCACCGCGGCGACGAGGAGTACGAAGACAACAACATCGCCGAGGTCATCGTGAACAAGCAGCGTAACGGCCCGACCGGCACCGTGAAGCTCAACTTCCACGGCCCGACCACCCGCTTCCTCAACCTCGCCACCGGCAGCCAGATGGGCGCGGCGGGTTATTGA
- a CDS encoding putative motility protein — MSSFSAADASALTQSTIAAEVSMAVAKKSLDHQKQQGAAALSLLDAASQIAAQPIDPSKGLAIDVTG; from the coding sequence ATGAGCAGCTTCTCCGCCGCCGACGCCAGCGCCCTGACGCAATCGACCATCGCCGCCGAGGTGAGCATGGCCGTGGCCAAGAAATCGCTGGACCACCAGAAGCAGCAAGGCGCTGCCGCCCTGTCGCTGCTCGACGCCGCGTCGCAGATCGCCGCCCAGCCGATCGACCCCAGCAAGGGGCTGGCGATCGATGTGACCGGCTAA
- a CDS encoding PfkB family carbohydrate kinase → MKDRADIAKSTAAGLRAFAAQPNPSPALIGFDGFVDSIISVVDKRHSVESFDPIPTIADFGARVSAKAGQSSNYELVVNLEKLGGNGPIMANALASAGVAISYVGCLGYPSIHPVFKEFSEAAEVFSVAEPGFTDALEFDDGKLMLGKYETISNLDWPTVETAVGADMFAQLVHRSRLIGLANWTMLNKVETIWSHIGDLLAAENAAERKKIFVDLADPAKRTPADIRGALDLLSKLQGAADVTLGLNLSESTQASEVLGLDVPSDPEAAIEASAAAIREAMGIYCCVIHPRKGAAAAMLDAEGGVQTASFLGPFVAKPKLSTGAGDNFNGGFCLGLLAGLPIEECLCTGVGTSGYYVRNAHSPSLDQLAEFCDHLPPAE, encoded by the coding sequence ATGAAAGATCGCGCCGATATCGCTAAATCCACCGCCGCGGGCCTCCGAGCTTTCGCGGCGCAGCCCAACCCTTCGCCCGCTCTGATCGGCTTCGACGGCTTTGTCGATTCGATCATCTCGGTGGTCGACAAACGCCACAGCGTCGAGAGCTTCGACCCGATTCCGACCATCGCCGACTTCGGCGCCCGGGTGTCCGCCAAGGCGGGGCAGTCCAGCAACTACGAGCTGGTGGTCAACCTCGAAAAGCTCGGCGGCAACGGCCCGATCATGGCCAACGCGCTGGCCTCCGCCGGAGTGGCGATCAGCTACGTCGGCTGCCTGGGCTACCCGTCGATCCACCCGGTGTTCAAGGAGTTCTCCGAGGCGGCCGAGGTCTTCAGCGTCGCCGAGCCCGGCTTCACCGATGCGCTGGAGTTCGATGACGGCAAGCTCATGCTGGGCAAGTACGAAACCATCAGCAACCTCGATTGGCCGACGGTCGAGACGGCGGTCGGGGCCGACATGTTTGCCCAACTCGTCCACCGCAGCCGACTGATCGGCTTGGCCAACTGGACCATGCTCAACAAGGTCGAAACCATCTGGTCGCACATCGGCGACCTGCTCGCGGCCGAGAATGCAGCCGAACGCAAGAAAATCTTTGTCGACCTGGCCGACCCCGCCAAGCGGACGCCCGCCGACATCCGCGGGGCGTTGGACCTGCTCTCGAAACTGCAGGGCGCGGCGGACGTGACCCTGGGCCTGAACCTCAGCGAATCGACCCAGGCCTCGGAAGTGCTGGGCCTGGATGTGCCGAGCGACCCGGAAGCGGCGATCGAGGCTTCTGCCGCTGCGATCCGCGAGGCGATGGGTATCTACTGCTGCGTCATTCACCCCCGGAAGGGCGCGGCGGCCGCGATGCTCGACGCCGAGGGTGGTGTCCAGACTGCCTCGTTCCTCGGCCCGTTTGTCGCCAAGCCCAAGCTCTCGACCGGCGCAGGCGACAACTTCAACGGCGGCTTCTGCCTGGGCTTGCTCGCGGGCCTGCCGATCGAAGAATGTCTCTGCACCGGCGTGGGCACCAGCGGCTACTACGTCCGCAACGCCCACAGCCCCAGCCTCGACCAGCTGGCCGAGTTCTGCGACCACCTGCCCCCGGCCGAGTGA
- a CDS encoding 3'(2'),5'-bisphosphate nucleotidase, translating into MKYESELQIAVSAVRAASKVCQQVQANLVTAATLEKKDKSPVTVADFASQAVVCGALKAAFPGVPVVGEEDSKELREDEAAELRAKVAQHAGMSEAEALEAIDHGGFDPASDPGVTTYWTLDPIDGTKGFLRGEQYAVALGLIENGKVVLGVLGCPNLDGGLLMTAVRGEGAKKLSIDGEGTDGETVGVSDIEDVSQANFCESVESGHSDQDASVKIASELGITAEPYRIDSQCKYAAVARGNAAIYLRLPTRPGYREKIWDHAAGMIVVEEAGGTVTDVLGKPVDFSLGRTLENNRGIIATNGKFHERVVEVVSGAITVVD; encoded by the coding sequence ATGAAATACGAATCTGAGCTTCAAATCGCTGTGTCCGCCGTTCGTGCCGCCTCGAAGGTCTGCCAGCAGGTCCAGGCCAACCTGGTGACGGCCGCGACGCTGGAGAAAAAGGACAAATCGCCCGTTACCGTGGCCGACTTCGCGTCGCAGGCGGTGGTGTGCGGGGCGCTCAAGGCGGCGTTCCCCGGCGTGCCGGTGGTGGGCGAGGAAGATTCCAAGGAACTGCGGGAAGACGAAGCGGCCGAGTTGCGGGCCAAGGTCGCCCAGCACGCGGGCATGAGCGAAGCCGAGGCCCTCGAAGCGATCGACCACGGCGGGTTCGACCCCGCCAGCGACCCCGGCGTCACCACTTATTGGACCCTCGACCCGATCGACGGCACCAAGGGCTTCCTACGCGGCGAGCAGTACGCGGTGGCCCTGGGCCTCATCGAAAACGGCAAGGTCGTGCTCGGCGTGCTCGGCTGCCCGAACCTCGACGGCGGCCTGCTCATGACCGCCGTCCGCGGCGAAGGGGCCAAGAAACTCTCGATCGACGGCGAAGGTACCGACGGTGAAACCGTGGGCGTCAGCGACATCGAAGACGTCTCGCAAGCCAACTTCTGCGAATCGGTCGAGTCCGGCCACAGCGACCAGGACGCCTCGGTGAAAATCGCCTCGGAACTCGGCATCACCGCCGAGCCGTACCGCATCGACAGCCAGTGCAAGTACGCCGCGGTCGCTCGTGGCAACGCCGCGATCTACCTCCGCCTGCCCACGCGCCCGGGCTACCGCGAAAAAATCTGGGACCATGCCGCGGGCATGATCGTCGTCGAAGAAGCGGGCGGCACCGTCACCGACGTCCTGGGCAAGCCGGTGGACTTCTCGCTCGGCCGAACGCTGGAAAACAACCGTGGCATCATCGCGACCAACGGCAAGTTCCACGAACGCGTGGTCGAAGTCGTCTCGGGTGCGATCACCGTGGTGGATTGA
- a CDS encoding histidinol-phosphatase HisJ family protein has protein sequence MFPPPENKPTPETNPTPKNSTTDASNEAPRSLTFWDATPNPRGDSPTHTTPPTSQPDVAATDINAGPGLSLTFSEAADPPPSESPKPPRRNHADGLGLYESHMHTPLCKHAKGGIEQYAQVALKRGLSGVIVTCHNPMPDGYAADMRMDEAQLDEYVMYVDRARHVMEGRVDVRLGLEADYVPGYETYLEKQLASHDFDFVLGSVHPQVPEYQAKYYEKDTFKFQQLYFQHLADSAETGLFDSLAHPDLIKMLMPRHWSVSKILGDVCKSLDRIAATGVAMEFNTSGWRRPMNEACPGSRILYEMARRRIPITLGSDAHSPKRVGSNFRQALRLIQAAGYRKISVFLQRERHDLDIATVYRQLVPETPAAPVEA, from the coding sequence ATGTTCCCACCCCCGGAAAACAAGCCGACCCCGGAAACGAACCCGACGCCGAAGAACTCGACGACTGACGCCTCCAACGAGGCGCCGCGTTCGCTGACCTTCTGGGACGCCACACCCAACCCGCGTGGCGACTCCCCGACCCACACCACCCCACCGACTTCGCAGCCCGATGTCGCCGCGACGGACATCAACGCCGGGCCGGGCTTGTCGCTCACGTTCAGTGAAGCGGCCGACCCGCCGCCAAGCGAATCCCCGAAGCCCCCGCGCCGCAACCACGCCGACGGCCTGGGGCTCTACGAATCGCACATGCACACCCCGCTGTGCAAGCACGCCAAGGGCGGCATCGAGCAATACGCCCAGGTCGCCCTGAAACGCGGCCTGTCGGGTGTCATCGTCACCTGCCACAACCCCATGCCCGACGGCTACGCCGCGGACATGCGCATGGACGAAGCGCAGCTCGATGAATACGTGATGTACGTTGACCGCGCCCGCCACGTCATGGAAGGCCGCGTCGATGTTCGGCTCGGGCTCGAGGCCGATTACGTGCCGGGCTACGAGACCTATCTCGAAAAACAACTCGCCTCGCACGACTTCGATTTCGTGCTCGGTTCGGTGCACCCACAGGTCCCCGAATACCAGGCGAAGTACTACGAAAAAGACACGTTCAAGTTCCAGCAGCTGTACTTCCAGCACCTGGCCGACTCGGCCGAGACGGGGCTGTTCGATTCGCTGGCCCACCCCGACCTGATCAAGATGCTCATGCCCCGCCACTGGAGCGTGAGCAAGATCCTCGGCGACGTGTGCAAGAGCCTGGACCGCATCGCCGCGACCGGCGTCGCGATGGAGTTCAACACCTCCGGCTGGCGTCGCCCCATGAACGAGGCCTGCCCCGGGTCGCGGATCCTTTACGAGATGGCCCGCCGACGTATCCCCATCACGCTCGGCTCCGACGCCCACTCGCCCAAGCGTGTCGGCTCCAACTTCCGCCAGGCCCTGCGTCTCATCCAGGCCGCGGGTTACCGCAAGATCAGCGTCTTCCTGCAACGCGAGCGCCACGACCTGGACATCGCCACGGTCTACCGCCAACTCGTCCCGGAAACGCCCGCCGCTCCGGTCGAAGCCTGA